The Panicum virgatum strain AP13 chromosome 6K, P.virgatum_v5, whole genome shotgun sequence nucleotide sequence GCTCCTTGGTAAAAACCATAGTATTAAGAAATTCGAGCTTTGTGATTTCACCCCGATATATGAATGGCACCTCagagagaaggagaagaagaagcagatGACATCAGAGGTAATTGCTTGTGAAATTTGTTGTAGTAAAGCTGTACTCCTTACTTTTTAGCAAAATGAATTCCAAATCCATGTCCTATGAATGCCCTTCATTGTAATTAAATCATGTACAGGAGAAAAAAGCGTTGCGGGAAGACAAGTTGAAGCAAGAGGAGGAGTACATGTGGGCTGTTGTAGATGGTGTTAGAGAGAAGGTAGCTTTTTTATACACTAACACAGTTTGATTAAGTCAATACTTGGTTTTACTGGTCAGGGTTTGTTTGGTTGAGTAGTTGACCATGTTAAGATTCTTGCACCAGATTTAAAGAATGGCATACTTAATGTATCAGTTTCCATGGTGAAAGTTAACTATTGATTTGTCCCGTTATCttaaaaaaactcggccgggtggggaaagaccgccccaccggtattagcttaagaagaagcctcggcttccccgaccgagaaaatccccgaaccctggccccgccctgacactgggagacgtaacccctgggaactatctgcctgggccatgtaagggtcctcaggccgacctgggtcatctcacaaccagtgctttggcacacggggccagcgaggggatttttttaccctcagCCTGAAATCGCTCCCACagggagtcgaactcaggacctgaggggtgccgccggagtGACTAACCAACTGGGCTAGCATCCTTTGGCTTGTCCCGTTATCTTACTTCCTCTACTATTTCAATAGCATTTTGCCAACATTTTTACTTGGCTAAACTGTTTATTTGCATCAGGTTGGCAATTTCAGAGTAGAACCACCTGGCTTATTCAGGGGACGTGGAGAACACCCAAAGGTGCAGATATAGTAACATGAAAATACACATATTTTCTGTTTCATGTGGGTGCCTTTTTTTTAGGCTCTTCGTTACATTATTTCAGATGGGAAAACTGAAGCGGCGCATTAAACCAAGCGATATTACAATAAATATCGGAAGAGAGGCTCCAGTCCCTGAGTGTCCGATACCTGGAGAAAGGTACCATTTTTCCTAGCCATTTATATGTATAAACTATGTTTGCAAATagtttgcttgcatgcaagcagTTTTTGATTGGTTATGTGTTCTGTAGATGGAAAGAAATCAGACATGACAATACTGTTACATGGTTGGCCTTTTGGAATGATCCAATTAGCCAAAAAGATTTCAAGTATGTTTTCCTGGCAGCAAGTAGCTCACTTAAGGGGCAAAGTGACAAAGAGAAATATGAGAAGTCCAGAAAGTTAAAGGTGAGGAGGTTTGGTTTTGTATGTATGGATGTTTTGAATCTGTAACAGATTCAAgaacaacaaagccttttagtCCCAACTCCCTAGTATGTTTTGAATCTGCTCatacatataatttttttttggaccTGTCATTGGCAGGATCACATACAAAAAATTCGAGACAACTACACGAAGGATTTCAGAAGCAAAGATGAGACAAAGAGGCAAATTGCTGTGGCAACATACCTTATTGATAAACTAGCCCTTAGGGCAGGCAATGAAAAGGTATTATCCTACTGGAACCTGTTTTCAGCAGCCATGAGTGATGCTCTTTTCATTCTACAGTGTAATAATGTATTTTCTGATGTCCCTGTCGGTAATTTAGTTTCTGATACATGAAGTGCGTGTGTAGCTATGCTTGATTTTATGCAATATCTCATCTGCATCAACAaactttataaaaataaaaaattgcatCAAGGCTGCTTTATGAAGGGTTAGCTGTGGTGCTTTGTCCACCACAATTTTACATGGTTTTGCTCAATACTACTTCAGCTTCATTGAAGTATGCCGGCATGAGTTTTGTTGCGTACATCTTCTCCTTCAGCATACATCTTTCTGCCATAATTTTGTTGCATTACTATTTGGCTTTTCACACATTGAAGTATCAAGTATGTCAACATGAGTTCTTATTAGTAATTTTCAATCATTTTTTCAGGACGATGATGAAGCTGATACTGTTGGTTGCTGTACGCTAAAAATTGATAATGTTACTTGTTTGCCCCCAAATAAGATCCAGGTAGTGATCTTTAATATTCAGCATGTTTACTCAATATGATTATGTGACTTCTTAATTCTGATGCAGTCTGAATATATGATTTTGCATTAACTTTACAGTTTGACTTTCTGGGTAAAGATTCTATAAGATATTTTAACACCGTAGAGGTTGAAGAACTTGTGTACAAGGCGATTGAGGGTTTCCGCCGTGGTATCTTGCTATTATTCCTCTCTTCCGTTTTCATTTGTTCTAACTCTCCGCTATATCTGCCCTAATACTTCTGGTCTTGTAGGAAAGCCACCGGGATATGATCTCTTTGACAAACTTGATACAACTAGGCTAAACGCACACCTGAAGGACCTGATGCCTGGGCTTACTGCAAAAGTGTTCCGTACATATAATGCTTCCATCACATTGGATGACATTGTAAGTTGAAACAACTTTTACCAGGTTTCCTATTATTCCAAACTAAAGGCTTGTACAGGTGCTTTGAGAAGTATGAAGAAAATGTTGGATTTTGTTTGTGTAAGGCACTTTATGGGCATCGTTTGTATAGTTTTCCTCTAGTATCACTGTTTGTAATTGCAGTACTTCGTGCATCTCAAGTTATCTGCAAGTACTTGGTCAGTGTTATACAGAGATTGTCATGTCTTCAGTTTTTAACAGTCATCTGATTTTTTGCATTCTGTTAAAATTGTTAGATATGTGACTACCATGCTATGTTCTGAACTAAGCATATATGTATTTTTGCTGTCATTTCAGTTGCACAAGGAAACAGAAGATGGAACTCTTCTCGAAAAAATTGCTGTATATCAGCGCGCAAACAAAGAGGTATGATCTATtactaagaaaaaaaaagtaagtaCTTGTATCATCACTTTTCATGACGCTGGACTGCCATTTCTCAAACTCAGGTTGCCATAATCTGTAACCATCAACGTAGTGTGTCAAAATCACATGAATCCCAGATGACCAGACTTAATGAAAAGATTGATGATTTAAAGGTTGGCTTTCTACTGCAAGTTATAAACTCATGCTTCTGCCTTTTCTTGAAGTCTTTTTCATACTTTTTGTCTTCTCCAGGCCCAGAGAGATGAGTTAAAAGTTGACTTGGGCAAAGCAAAGAAAGGAAAGCCTCTGGGCAATGATAAAGATGGAAAGCCAAAGAAGAACTCGCCCCCTGAACAGTAAGACCTCAAACACTTCCTATTGTGTTTTGTCTAATGAATGAAGACAGGTAGACAATATCACAAAATCCACTTGCAGGATTGAAAAGAAGATTTCAGCTATTGAAACCAAGATTGAGAAGATGGAGATGGATAAGAAGATAAAAGAGGATTTGAAGACAGTTGCACTCGGAACATCAAAGATCAACTACCTTGATCCTAGAATTACTGTGGCATGGTGCAAACGCCATGAAGTCCCCATCGAGAAGGTACAGTATTGGGATAACATTTTCTTCTCTAATTTTCCTATTGATAATATACTGTACACAGCTACTGAAACCTGTTCTGAATACTGTTTTTGCTGACAGATTTTCAACAAAACGCTTCTTGCGAAATTCGGATGGGCAATGGATGTCGATCCGGAATTCAGATTCTAGTAGAGCACTATTGGTTGCCTTGTGTCAGTCAGTTTGATCCAGATTCCAGCCCTTCTCCCGGACACTAATTGCAGCTAGGAAAGAGCTTGGTGTTTGTTTTTTCAAAGCCCCCCTGCTCCTGGAACGAAGGAAGCACCCGGCATTCTCTTTGTAGGCTCCTATTTTGTTGGTTCTTGGTGTACTTGCCACCGTTCCATTGCGTTAAGTTCTGTACGCATTTTGCTGAGGAATCTGAGCTTTGTTTGAGAACGGATGGACATTCAATTTATACCTAGTTAATCTCAAATATAGATGACTTATTGAGTAGTGGATCTTGTGGGATTCGATTTGTGTTGGGTCATGAGATATCGTTTCACCGTGGACGATATTAAGTGTCTCTATGTATGGTCTATGGTGTACCTGTAGCGATGAAAACGGAAAACGGACAGAAACGGACGAAAAAATCTCATTTCTACTTccgtttttatattttttggcGGAAACGGGATCGGGGTCGGAAAATACGGATACGGAACGGGATTGGGTTACGTGACCAATACGGACGTTGAGCCGGAAAGAATAACGCGATCAAATATTCTCGAGTATACATTAACAAAGTCATAAAATAATATACACGTATGAAGTTATTAGTCCAATATTCACTAGTATGCCATGTGTTAACATGTTAACATGCATACTTAGTGATTGGTATGTTTTTGAACATGTTAATTTTTAGACATATTTTATGTAGATTAAAAACGAAATGAAAAACGAAATAAATACGGGTCAATTTCATGTAAAAACAGGATTTCTCGGAAACGGACAGAGAAATCTCATTTTTACTTTCGTAAATACGGAAACGGGATCCCACAAATATGAAAACggacggacaaaaataaaaaacgGAACGGATCGGAACAGCCGTCCGTTTTCAACCCTGTGTACCTGAGAACCGTTCGATGGTAATTGAAGAAGTGCTGAGGTGTAAATTTTGATTAAAGATGTTGGATCCATCGTTCGATGATGACTGCGTTGCTTTTGTATATGTGACCGTGTCCTTGTCTCATGGGCCCCTAAACTAACAATgttaaagaaaagaataaacTTTCTCTAAACTACCTTAAAATGCTCTCCAACCTCGTTAACTTGAGAAGTGGGCCCCGCTTGCAGTCTAATGAACATTGGACAACCTTGCCGAGTTGGGAAAAAAAACTTCTCTTTCCGAAGCCCTAAGAACTGTATATATTTGTATACTTAATATTATCCTAAATAAAACTTATTATGACTAGTTTAGAACATAAATTATTTCACAAGCTAAatgattatttttttataattttttggaCATCATCacataaatattatttacttaTGTGGTTATGATATGTCATTTAAATTTAGAAATAAGCTAAATTTATTTCGAGACTCGCGAACTTAAATTGCACTTACCTTACAAGAACTTGTATGGTTATACCATTTTAGTCCAACAAGTTgcaaaatatgcaaatgtaTCATAAACTTGTCAAATGTGTGCAGGTACGATCACATATACAATACTAAGCGTATTTTACCATGGTGACTAGCTACATAACCTTAACTTTGGTCCCAAATATTAATTAGAAGGAGTGCACAAAAGTATGTTACAATCCACAATAATTAAAATATTTTCACCAAATTTCTGAAATTAGTGGTCACATGTATATAAGTCCATAAACTAGTTGGGTTCACAGCTGGGAGATCAGGCCctatttagtttccaaaaaaatttctatagtacccgtcacatcgaatttttaggCACATACATAGAACACAGTCTAATTGATTAGCACGatacgaatcttttaagtctaattaattcataattagacattaattatcaaataacaacaaaatgctcagtgtcaaaatccaaaaaaaatcgCGGACTAAACAAGGCCTCAGTTAGGATGCTCTGATGTGACATTTCCATCATAGTCAATATGAAACAATGACTACATTTAGAAAATGTTTTTTGAGGAAGTTGGAGAGAGATATCGTTCCAACTTTTATCATGCCCTGCATGCAAATACCTGTCACTAAATTTATTATGTAGCGTGCTGATATTTTTCATCTTGATTGACTTGAAATATGTGTTTGACAATTTGTACTTTTGCCTTCTATCTCGAAATGAATACTCATGATCTAAGCACAGTTACGTAACAAGGCATCACGACAAAATACTCTCAGTAGCGTATATGTGATCGTACCCGCACACTAATAACAAGTTCATGTATCATTTGCATAATTTGCAACTTGTTAGACTAAAGTGATACAACTGTACAAGTTATTGTATAGTGTGTGCAATTTACGAGTTTAACTTGCtaaaatttcaattcaagctAACCTGTACTAGAAATCAAACTGCGCTCGGATCTAACTTGAAGCTCGCAAGCTCCAACAATCGCGATCAGATAAAGGCATAAAGCTCGAGTATTTCTGCTTGCATGATGTGTGCATGCACCCTATTACCTCTATTAAATTGTCAACCATCCAAAATTAAAATAATAGGCTAGAGTCTTTCATTAGCTAAAATAGGCACAAAATGATGAAACTAAGGTCTGTTTAGCATGGCTCGAGCTCTGAGATCCATGCTGGAGTTGAAATTTCTAAAATtgattaatattttttttattttaaatataaataaaaagtatAAGACTAAGCAAAAGACCCTTGATTGTTTACAACTCTAGCTCCAAAAATTTCTAGAGCTAGATTGTTTACAAATTTTTCGGAGTTGGACTCATGCCAAACACACCTTAAATATCCAAATacgtttttctttctatttatttatttactaaaTTAAGTCTATCTTTTATGTGTGCGTCTTCTCATCTATCACAAGAGCTACTGccgtgaaaaaaaattaaaagaacATCTGGGCTCATTTGAGCTCGGCTCGGGATGCTCCAGTAATTTCCAAATGGGCCGCCCAGCCCTAGCCCAACACTAGCCCATTTTGGCTCGGCCCGACGCGGTCCGGGACTATTAGGCCTGATAAATTTTTTGTGTCGGGCCGTGTGGGGTGTCGTGTCTAATTGACGGCCCAGGCCCGGCACTAAGGCCTCTTTTTcgtgccggcccggcccgatGGCACAACCGGCCCATCGTGCTTGCCCGGCCCGGCTTggggggcggtggcggcacaGGCAACTGGCACAGCGGAGACGGCCATGCGCTTCCGCctgaaggagggagggagggagggaggggcggcgaccGGCGTAGGAGGGGGGACGACGACGGTGGTCGGCGTGACTTCGCATCACCACTTGTGTCGCCGTGGCATGCGGACCCGCCTaaaggaaggaggaagggaggggcggcgcagcgcagcggcggccacgcgagagggaggaaagggggcagcagcggccggcgcggctCCGCCTCAACGCGTGCGTCTAGGGAGGGGTGCGGCGTGCGCCGCTGCCATGGGTAAGCTGAGGAGAAGGGGGCGGGCGGGTTAATGGGCGGCTGGAGAGAGAGGGAGTCGAGGAGAATTGAGAGAGAATAAGACTAGAATTTATCTTTTAATGGGCCATAGGCTAGTAGATGGTGGTATTAGATGGTTTTTTATCAACCCGCCATCGGGCAGGCTCAAAATCATGCCGTGCTTCGGGCCGACACTGTGGCCGAGGTGGCGGTCCAAGCACTAACGACCCATTGGGCTTGGCCAGCCTGTGGCCCAATCAGCTATGCCTAGGGGCCGGGTTAGGGCTGTGTTTTTTAGGGCCGTGCCTCGGGCCGTCCATCGTGTCTGGCCCATTTGGAAATCTAGCTTGAGGTGGCAGGcttgctcgagctcggctcattGACAACCGTGGATCTTATATATCTTTCGGAAGATTTTCTTCCTCATCTTCCACTATTTAAGATTCGTACAAACAACCATAGCCCTTAGATCTATCCCAAACCCTAACTTCCTCTCTCTCCTGACCTCTCTCCCCCACCCCTCCGCCGTTCGCTCGCGCGCGGCGTGCCCCGCATGTCGCACTATGTCCTTGCGTTGCGCTgccgcgccccgcgccccgcgctcgctccgccgcggagccgccgccgacggccgtgcggcaccgccgccgcgcgtcctgTTCGCCGGCGAGGCGACGCACCGGACGCACTACTTGACGACGCATGCCGCGTACCTGAGCAGCGTAAGGGAGGCCGAGCGGCTGCTGCAGCACTACCATTAGCGCTGTAGCGATCAATTGGTTGAGGGCGTGTGCCAGCCAGCAGATTTTCGTTTTCCTCTATATGTTTCTGCCGTTGTTTTGCTTGAACTATCGCGAAGACGGAGAAGAAGGCGCAAGTCGCCGGAGAAAAGGAGCCCGCTCAACTTTCAATTTTAGTATTTTCAACATTGTGTGACTCCAATTTCAACATTCCGTATCTACAGTTTCAACAATTCGAAGTTAAATGTTGAACATATTTATGAAAAATATTAAGGTAATTCTGTTGAAATGTTAAACTTGTTTGTAGCAATTAATTGagccaaataaattttaaaGATTAAAGACTTATCTACCATCCGGAAGATGTATAGGAGCCCAACCCTCTCCCGCTCTGGAGTCAGGGCTCGGGCCTCAGGTTCATCTCCTCCCTCTGTTTCTTAaacctttcccttctctcggACTCCCCTCCGctcttccttccctggcggcgacgactcggcgagcggcggcgccatttgtcacgtcttcgcccagccctttgccggcgacgagcgtcCTCCAGGTATGCcctccccttctctttccttctgctgtgcgagacggagcaacccccaaaccctaacaaaactatctgtattcggatctgaatccagtCACAATATATATTACCTACTAACTTCGATCTCGTTTGCAAAAATTATC carries:
- the LOC120711425 gene encoding DNA topoisomerase 1 beta-like isoform X1 → MAVANPNKALLFENDDEDGPISFKRTSASVKTSRPTPSKQEGSSGGTGIPVRSSKPVAPNQQKNGMSGSASRLLHLKPPSSSPNHQPSGSCQPNSSVENNSRSNSSDKGKLKRPLVKEENSDDSDDEVPIGLRRKVEGKKLKRVDEKADDSDDDKPLSLKINSSKMSSNSASKPVLQKTAAKVEQPDEDSDDDKPLASRLPTNAASKRGGNVSEDSEDEKPLAARFTKVSGSGNLKSASSSKGLNNDTNGPRNLGKRPLDNSNQTSLALKKAKPSNVSASASVKREIKADDNDNTPLAQRLKMGESSKGKTSAKNVIKKSPASMKKNIKKMKGKVKTKKTMKNQFSKTMKVPPGSGGGQKWTTLEHNGVIFPPPYKPHGVKMLYNGQPVDLTPEQEEVATMFAVMRDTDYATRPTFIDNFFTDWRQLLGKNHSIKKFELCDFTPIYEWHLREKEKKKQMTSEEKKALREDKLKQEEEYMWAVVDGVREKVGNFRVEPPGLFRGRGEHPKMGKLKRRIKPSDITINIGREAPVPECPIPGERWKEIRHDNTVTWLAFWNDPISQKDFKYVFLAASSSLKGQSDKEKYEKSRKLKDHIQKIRDNYTKDFRSKDETKRQIAVATYLIDKLALRAGNEKDDDEADTVGCCTLKIDNVTCLPPNKIQFDFLGKDSIRYFNTVEVEELVYKAIEGFRRGKPPGYDLFDKLDTTRLNAHLKDLMPGLTAKVFRTYNASITLDDILHKETEDGTLLEKIAVYQRANKEVAIICNHQRSVSKSHESQMTRLNEKIDDLKAQRDELKVDLGKAKKGKPLGNDKDGKPKKNSPPEQIEKKISAIETKIEKMEMDKKIKEDLKTVALGTSKINYLDPRITVAWCKRHEVPIEKIFNKTLLAKFGWAMDVDPEFRF
- the LOC120711425 gene encoding DNA topoisomerase 1 beta-like isoform X2 gives rise to the protein MTRLNEKIDDLKAQRDELKVDLGKAKKGKPLGNDKDGKPKKNSPPEQIEKKISAIETKIEKMEMDKKIKEDLKTVALGTSKINYLDPRITVAWCKRHEVPIEKIFNKTLLAKFGWAMDVDPEFRF